One window from the genome of Molothrus ater isolate BHLD 08-10-18 breed brown headed cowbird chromosome 35, BPBGC_Mater_1.1, whole genome shotgun sequence encodes:
- the LOC118700733 gene encoding olfactory receptor 14A16-like — translation LHTPMFFFLLNLALADLGSICTTVPKAMHNSLWNTSNISYTGCASQLFLIFFFISAEICLLTIMCYDRYVSICKPLHYGTLLGSRACAHMAAAAWASAFLNALMHTANTFSLPLCHGNALGQFFWEIPQILKLSCSHSNLRELGLIAVSVSLGLGCFVFIVFSYVQIFRAVLRIPSEQGRHKAFSTCLPHLAVVSLFVSTGIFTYLKPPSISSPSLDLALSVLYLVVPPALNPLIYSLR, via the coding sequence ctgcacacgcccatgttcttcttcctgctcaacctggccctcgctgacctgggctccatctgcaccactgtccccaaagccatgcacaattccctctggaacaccagcaacatctcctacactggatgtgctTCTCAGCTCttcctgattttcttcttcatctcaGCAGAGATTTGCCTTctgaccatcatgtgctacgaccgctacgtgtccatctgcaaacccctgcactacgggaccctcctgggcagcagagcttgtgcccacatggcagcagctgcctgggccagtgcctttctcaatgctctcatgcacacggccaatacattttccctgcccctgtgccatggcaatgccctgggccagttcttctggGAAATCCCCcagatcctcaagctctcctgctcacactcaaACCTCAGGGAACTGgggctcattgctgtcagtgtcTCTTTAGGTTTGggctgttttgtgttcattgttttctcctatgtgcagatcttcagggctgtgctgaggatcccctctgagcagggacggcacaaagccttttccacctgcctccctcacctggctgtggtctcTCTCTTTGTCAGTACTGGCATATTTACCTacctgaagcccccctccatctcctccccatccctggatctggctctgtcagttctgtacttggtggtgcctccagccctgaaccccctcatctacagcctgagg